In the Nitrospirales bacterium LBB_01 genome, one interval contains:
- the pnp gene encoding polyribonucleotide nucleotidyltransferase yields MKSTEVEIRGKKLVLETGLLAKQSDGAVVAKYGNTMVLATAVADKRIVEGKDFFPLTIDYQEKAYAAGKIPGGFLKREGRPSEKEVLTSRLTDRPLRPLFPKGFNSETQGVVSLLSFGDENVSDVLGITAISAALTISDIPFEGPVASVRVGRIEGELVINPSLSELEGLDMSLVVAGTKDAVTMVEGGALEVSEEVLIEAIDYAHQEIKKICAAQEELRKLVGKPKRDVHEVKTNDVLIAAVKNFCLEKMKGMISIPGKLIRQKALDVLLDDTIKALCTGDNEGKERLIAAIFEDIEKDLIRDMILNKGIRADGRDLHTVRSIDCLIGFLPKVHGSALFVRGETQALVAVTLGTSSDEQRVDALEGDSYKSFMLHYNFPPFSVGEVKPLKSPGRREIGHGALAERSIKPVIPSSDNFPYTIRVVSDILESNGSSSMASVCGATLALMDAGVPISNPVAGIAMGLVKEGDKVAVLTDILGLEDHLGDMDFKVAGTQHGITAFQMDVKIQGVTREILVDALQRAKNGRLHILGKITEAIATPRENLSPNAPRIHQMQIRMDKIKDVIGSGGKVIKSIVEQTGAKIDINDDGIITIASSDEESLKRTKEIILGIVEDAEVGRVYHGKVKKIMDFGAFVEILPGTDGLLHISQIAKERINKVTDVLQEGDEIDVKVIEVDRAGKIKLSRKEVLLDQQQ; encoded by the coding sequence TTGAAATCAACAGAGGTGGAGATACGCGGAAAGAAGTTAGTGCTTGAAACCGGCCTATTGGCCAAACAATCAGATGGGGCAGTGGTTGCAAAGTATGGTAACACGATGGTGCTTGCTACGGCGGTTGCCGACAAGCGGATAGTTGAAGGTAAGGATTTTTTCCCTCTTACGATAGATTATCAGGAAAAGGCGTATGCAGCAGGAAAAATTCCTGGCGGATTTTTAAAAAGAGAGGGCAGACCGTCTGAAAAAGAGGTTCTGACCTCCCGTCTGACAGACAGACCTCTGAGACCTCTGTTTCCAAAGGGGTTTAACTCGGAAACCCAGGGAGTGGTGTCGCTTTTGTCTTTTGGAGATGAAAACGTATCCGACGTGCTGGGGATAACTGCAATATCAGCCGCTTTAACAATATCGGATATTCCGTTTGAGGGGCCTGTGGCCTCAGTACGTGTAGGACGCATAGAAGGTGAGCTTGTGATTAATCCCTCTTTGTCAGAACTTGAGGGGCTTGACATGAGTCTTGTCGTAGCCGGCACCAAAGATGCCGTAACGATGGTTGAGGGCGGCGCCCTTGAGGTCTCAGAAGAGGTGCTGATAGAGGCTATTGACTATGCTCATCAGGAAATCAAAAAAATATGTGCGGCTCAAGAAGAACTCCGCAAGTTGGTTGGTAAACCCAAACGCGACGTACACGAGGTTAAAACCAATGACGTGTTGATTGCTGCCGTCAAAAATTTCTGCCTTGAGAAGATGAAGGGTATGATTTCTATTCCCGGTAAACTCATACGACAGAAGGCGCTTGACGTGCTGCTTGATGATACTATCAAGGCGCTCTGCACCGGTGATAACGAGGGTAAAGAACGGCTAATCGCAGCCATTTTTGAAGACATTGAAAAAGATCTCATCAGAGATATGATCCTAAACAAAGGGATACGCGCAGACGGACGTGACCTTCACACAGTTAGAAGTATAGACTGTTTGATCGGGTTTTTACCAAAAGTGCACGGCTCAGCTCTGTTTGTAAGAGGTGAAACTCAGGCCCTTGTTGCCGTAACTCTGGGAACGTCCTCAGACGAGCAGCGTGTTGATGCGCTTGAGGGGGATTCGTATAAGTCCTTTATGCTTCACTACAATTTCCCTCCGTTTAGTGTTGGCGAGGTAAAACCATTAAAATCACCCGGCAGAAGAGAAATTGGTCACGGAGCGCTTGCCGAACGGTCAATTAAGCCGGTAATTCCCTCATCCGATAATTTTCCTTACACGATAAGGGTGGTATCAGACATTCTGGAGTCAAACGGGTCATCCTCTATGGCCTCCGTGTGCGGAGCAACGCTTGCGCTTATGGATGCCGGAGTTCCTATCTCAAATCCAGTGGCAGGTATTGCTATGGGATTGGTTAAAGAAGGCGACAAAGTGGCAGTGCTTACGGATATTCTTGGTCTTGAGGATCATCTTGGCGATATGGACTTTAAGGTAGCGGGTACTCAGCATGGAATTACAGCCTTTCAAATGGACGTTAAGATACAGGGCGTTACCAGAGAGATTTTAGTTGATGCGCTTCAGAGGGCTAAAAACGGACGTTTGCATATCTTAGGAAAAATCACTGAGGCTATTGCTACCCCAAGAGAAAATCTTTCACCAAATGCTCCACGAATTCACCAGATGCAGATACGGATGGATAAGATAAAAGACGTAATCGGCTCAGGCGGTAAGGTGATTAAGAGCATAGTAGAACAGACCGGGGCAAAGATTGATATTAATGACGATGGTATCATTACAATTGCCTCAAGTGACGAGGAATCCCTCAAAAGAACAAAGGAAATAATTCTGGGTATTGTTGAGGATGCCGAGGTCGGACGCGTTTATCACGGCAAGGTCAAAAAAATCATGGACTTTGGCGCATTTGTTGAGATACTACCGGGCACAGACGGGCTTTTGCATATTTCTCAGATAGCAAAGGAACGGATAAACAAGGTCACAGATGTGCTTCAGGAGGGCGACGAGATAGATGTTAAGGTTATAGAGGTTGACAGAGCCGGAAAGATTAAACTCAGCCGGAAAGAGGTATTACTGGACCAGCAGCAATAG
- the rpsO gene encoding 30S ribosomal protein S15 gives MIQTKESKLAMITEFRVHEKDTGSPEVQIALLNDRMKYLSEHFRFHTKDHHSRRGLLKIVARRKKLLEYLKSKDIKRYKTLIERLGIRK, from the coding sequence TTGATTCAGACTAAAGAGAGCAAACTGGCAATGATAACGGAGTTCAGGGTTCACGAGAAAGATACAGGCTCTCCGGAGGTTCAGATAGCACTTTTGAATGACAGGATGAAGTATCTTTCTGAGCATTTCAGGTTTCATACCAAAGACCACCATTCACGCAGGGGTCTGTTAAAAATCGTGGCAAGAAGGAAAAAACTTCTTGAATACTTAAAATCAAAAGATATCAAGCGATACAAGACATTGATAGAGCGTCTTGGTATCAGAAAGTAG
- a CDS encoding formylglycine-generating enzyme family protein, with the protein MGDTFDDKYEDETPVHEVYVDDFYIGKYEVTQGQWTKIMGSNPAHFKCGDNYPVETVSWNDAMEFINQLNAKTGMKYRLPSEAKWEYAARSGGKKEKWAGTSDGARLDDYAWHSGNSDGKTHPVGEKLPNGLGLFDMSGNVWEWVDDVYDEDAYSKHSHDNPIYTGDGENRVIRGGCWSRHPVYIRCYNRRFNSAGYRSYNIGFRLEYVK; encoded by the coding sequence ATGGGAGATACATTTGACGATAAATATGAGGATGAAACACCTGTACACGAGGTATACGTTGATGATTTTTATATAGGGAAATATGAAGTAACTCAAGGGCAATGGACTAAAATAATGGGGAGCAATCCAGCACACTTTAAATGTGGAGACAATTATCCTGTAGAGACTGTGAGTTGGAATGATGCAATGGAATTTATCAATCAGTTAAACGCAAAGACAGGCATGAAATATCGTTTACCAAGCGAGGCTAAGTGGGAATATGCAGCAAGGAGTGGAGGGAAAAAAGAAAAATGGGCAGGGACTAGTGATGGGGCAAGATTAGATGATTATGCCTGGCATAGCGGAAATTCAGACGGTAAAACACATCCTGTTGGGGAGAAATTGCCTAATGGGTTAGGGCTTTTTGATATGAGTGGTAATGTTTGGGAGTGGGTTGATGATGTATATGATGAGGATGCGTATAGCAAACACTCTCATGATAATCCTATATATACCGGAGATGGTGAAAACCGTGTAATTCGTGGTGGTTGTTGGAGCCGGCACCCTGTCTATATACGTTGCTACAACCGTCGATTCAACAGCGCCGGCTACAGGAGCTACAACATAGGGTTCCGTCTTGAGTATGTTAAGTAA
- a CDS encoding glycosyltransferase: MERPVRFDKGLAAMPDLLISVITPSLNSARYIKDAVESVLSQGYPNFEHIVVDGGSTDETIEILKSYPHLKWISEPDRGQSDAMNKGFSMSKGDVIVYLNSDDYLEPGAFSAVLTYFEKGEKFVVGNVRVLSENGTFWINNPHVDFSSMLRWWRFNSFCYNPGGYFFLKEVLNTVGLFDEQNQYTMDWDFLLRSALCYKFCKIDSLLATYRRFEGTKSKESICFEKNLFAFSKVYWKHISAIERLKIFVEFNCIDILRFNRFVGMAARLVYFLKFKIIDIKDFMERFYILNFVKSVAIFGASAEGEKSLIKCRENGVDVKFFIDISVETDEFNGLPLYDVNKCTEKCFAHIEAILIADNKIKNKIKRMLDSTGFKKLIA; encoded by the coding sequence GTGGAAAGACCAGTTCGGTTTGACAAAGGGTTAGCAGCAATGCCTGATTTGCTCATATCAGTTATAACGCCGTCTTTAAACAGTGCAAGATACATAAAAGATGCAGTAGAAAGTGTGCTTTCACAGGGGTATCCGAATTTTGAACACATCGTAGTGGATGGCGGCTCAACCGATGAGACCATAGAAATACTGAAAAGCTATCCCCACCTTAAATGGATATCAGAGCCTGACCGCGGGCAGTCTGATGCGATGAACAAAGGGTTTTCTATGTCAAAAGGTGACGTTATCGTTTATTTAAACAGCGATGACTATTTAGAGCCGGGAGCATTTAGCGCAGTGCTGACGTATTTTGAAAAAGGCGAAAAATTTGTCGTAGGCAATGTGCGGGTACTCAGTGAAAATGGAACATTTTGGATAAATAATCCTCATGTTGACTTCAGTTCAATGCTCAGATGGTGGAGGTTTAACTCATTTTGCTATAACCCTGGTGGGTATTTCTTTTTAAAAGAAGTGCTCAATACTGTTGGACTCTTTGATGAACAAAACCAATACACTATGGACTGGGATTTTCTGTTAAGGTCTGCCTTATGTTACAAATTTTGTAAAATTGACAGCTTACTTGCAACCTATCGCCGCTTTGAAGGCACAAAGTCCAAAGAAAGCATATGTTTTGAGAAGAATCTTTTTGCGTTTTCAAAAGTTTACTGGAAACACATATCTGCTATTGAACGTTTAAAGATATTTGTAGAATTTAACTGCATAGACATTTTACGTTTTAACCGGTTTGTCGGCATGGCGGCACGTTTAGTATATTTTTTGAAGTTTAAAATCATAGATATTAAGGACTTTATGGAAAGATTCTATATTCTTAATTTTGTCAAAAGCGTTGCTATATTCGGAGCATCTGCAGAGGGTGAGAAGTCTCTTATAAAGTGCAGAGAAAATGGCGTGGATGTTAAGTTTTTCATAGATATATCTGTTGAGACTGACGAATTTAACGGGCTTCCTCTGTATGATGTCAATAAATGTACAGAGAAATGCTTTGCACATATTGAGGCTATACTGATAGCAGACAACAAAATAAAAAACAAAATAAAACGTATGCTTGATTCAACAGGATTTAAAAAGTTGATTGCCTGA
- a CDS encoding Uma2 family endonuclease, translated as MITETLETDFDLTEIINGEESMGPSPFDKHQDVVFNLADIIRRHVRSNKLGKVYLSPLDVIFEEGINRVQPDILFVRKENLSIVRGWVRGVPDMVCEIVSPWSYERDTLVKRDIYERYKVPEYWIVLPEFMSVQILTVENDKYKLHSVAAIEGFVTSKVIEGLQVNITEVFE; from the coding sequence ATGATTACTGAAACCTTAGAGACAGACTTCGATTTAACTGAAATCATCAACGGAGAGGAGAGTATGGGGCCTAGTCCATTTGACAAACATCAGGATGTTGTTTTTAATTTAGCAGATATAATACGCCGCCATGTAAGGAGTAATAAATTAGGAAAAGTTTATTTGTCACCCCTTGACGTAATCTTTGAGGAAGGAATTAACCGTGTTCAACCCGACATATTATTTGTCAGAAAAGAGAATTTGTCTATTGTACGGGGGTGGGTGCGAGGAGTGCCGGACATGGTTTGCGAAATTGTTTCTCCGTGGAGTTACGAAAGGGATACATTGGTTAAGAGAGATATCTATGAAAGATATAAAGTACCTGAGTACTGGATAGTCTTGCCTGAATTTATGAGTGTTCAGATTTTAACAGTTGAAAACGATAAGTATAAACTACACTCTGTTGCGGCAATTGAAGGATTTGTTACATCTAAAGTCATCGAAGGGTTACAGGTTAACATTACCGAGGTGTTTGAGTAA
- a CDS encoding Uma2 family endonuclease — MMGPSPFFKHQDIAANLYNILNQHIRKNKLGKLFFSPLDIIFEEGINRLQPDILFIRKENLSIAQDWIRGVPDMVCEIISSGSYEMDTAVKKAIYEKYRVPEYWIVMPEPQTIEVLTIVGDKYKLHSVAAIEGFVTSKVIEGLQLNITEVFE; from the coding sequence ATGATGGGGCCAAGTCCATTTTTTAAGCATCAGGATATAGCGGCTAATTTGTATAATATACTTAACCAACATATCAGAAAAAATAAGCTTGGGAAATTGTTTTTTTCCCCTCTTGACATTATCTTTGAAGAAGGAATTAATAGGCTACAACCGGATATACTGTTTATCAGAAAAGAAAACCTGAGTATCGCACAGGATTGGATAAGGGGTGTGCCGGATATGGTTTGCGAGATAATATCATCAGGCAGTTATGAGATGGATACGGCAGTAAAAAAGGCAATCTATGAGAAATACAGGGTGCCGGAGTACTGGATAGTTATGCCGGAGCCGCAGACTATTGAGGTATTAACTATCGTAGGCGATAAGTACAAACTACACTCTGTTGCGGCAATTGAAGGATTTGTTACATCTAAAGTCATCGAAGGGTTACAGCTTAACATCACTGAGGTGTTTGAGTAA
- a CDS encoding PAS domain S-box protein, giving the protein MYKTLRDITMNLNRISLTLKTAVVTVLVGFAVSAVGGYILDKNLRELLHAQLTDRLSKRAVDNRRVFDKFYLGYHQFVKLFASLPNFTSYVSKAKWDNSTKTVTILKEAPPWVPSPSVLRVFPHFDYALLFDADGNLREFFQNSAKEPPAGLLKPTGTILQMTYNQTFQTTIDGELFILASEAVKDSSGNTVATLMIAHRINSELLEEIFGTVGQTTVALATGTNLKVVASNKPAVLRQGVRLETLKDNFTFVGKSFLDYGDAENAIMFASLISNADADKLGADIRHKSRLLSTAAAFFMIFSFILIMVYIVKRIIHLNHGITGFAEEIGLNLEQTGGVADQLSSLEFRFKRLFEEIVFSRNALLEKSQELQNSEKSIRAIIENVPDGMIALDDNKAITMFNSSAERIFGYSVSEVIGHTFMLLLPDEFREIHDSLSAFERRIETLEMVGKRKDGSVFPMEFRTNILEFIGSPMTIVMVRDITQRKLYEEEIKRSKDELELKVQERTYELRLINDRLSIEMLERKRSEEQNRAILSTSLDGFVMTDLYGSFTFVNDAYCKMKGYERDELLKMYVSDIEILKTQDNIKQDISEIIKMGGGRLDGKLKNKDGSTIYVEASINILNDEKILFAFIRDITQRVRLEDENRRHYDIQRVTSAILSISMEPTPFEHQLEEVIDLILNIKWLALESKGCIFIAEEGAGEVLEMKANRGLSNEIMTLCKWVPFGTCICGKAAVAKEIIFTDHLDDEHDITFDGIAPHGHYCVPILSGERSVMGIINLYVKEGHKQDNTEMEFLTAISNTLAGIMERKRAQKNLELSQTLFQSFMSKSPMMAFIKDEDGKYVFVNDKFNRVTNHKENEVIGKSDFDIFPQETATAMRAHDSMALAVEKTIDTMENIPEADGIHQWLIIKFPYKDVTGQRLLAGMGIDTTEHKRVEETLKKSEEKYLNIINSTSEGFIEINKAMQVVRVNDSTCTMVKASFNEIKDKGILYFIDKEDREQYVELIRELMTGIGVAANLTLKATDGELIHTRINATPVKDGTGAVTGAFALIADITEIIEIKDSVTHYAAELKRSNQDLQDFANVASHDLQEPLRKIVAFGERLREVSADTLSADAVDYLTRMESAADRMQRLIDDLLNYSRTTRAKPFAPTDLNNIVEDIKTDLEVRLMKSKGKIEAASLCVIDADRFQLQQLLMNLIANGLKFHRDGVPPVVKISSFSGADGVCRLRVEDNGAGFDMKYVDKIFKPFQRLHAKSQYEGTGMGLAICEKIVQRHGGTIAVDSALGKGTVFTISLPVAHEKVEDKGTDD; this is encoded by the coding sequence GTGTATAAAACTCTAAGAGACATCACCATGAACCTTAACCGTATATCTCTGACCCTTAAGACGGCCGTTGTTACGGTGCTTGTCGGCTTTGCCGTAAGCGCAGTAGGCGGTTACATTCTTGATAAAAATCTGCGGGAACTCCTGCACGCTCAACTTACCGACAGACTTTCAAAGCGGGCAGTTGATAACAGGCGTGTTTTTGACAAGTTTTATCTTGGCTACCATCAGTTTGTCAAATTGTTTGCCTCCCTTCCTAACTTTACAAGTTATGTTTCAAAAGCAAAATGGGACAACTCCACCAAAACAGTCACTATCTTAAAAGAAGCTCCGCCATGGGTTCCTTCGCCATCTGTTCTGAGAGTATTTCCTCATTTTGACTATGCGCTGCTCTTTGATGCTGATGGAAATTTGAGGGAGTTTTTTCAAAACTCTGCTAAAGAACCGCCGGCAGGCCTATTAAAACCAACAGGTACAATTTTACAGATGACTTACAACCAAACGTTTCAAACAACGATTGACGGGGAGCTTTTCATACTGGCCTCTGAGGCGGTTAAAGACAGCAGCGGAAACACTGTTGCAACGCTTATGATAGCCCACCGTATAAACTCAGAACTTCTTGAGGAAATTTTTGGCACTGTCGGGCAAACCACAGTTGCGCTTGCCACTGGAACTAATTTAAAAGTTGTCGCAAGCAATAAGCCAGCTGTGTTACGGCAAGGAGTTAGACTTGAGACTTTGAAGGATAATTTTACTTTTGTGGGCAAATCCTTTTTAGATTATGGCGATGCTGAAAATGCGATAATGTTCGCCTCTTTAATATCTAATGCAGACGCTGATAAGTTAGGCGCTGATATCAGACACAAGAGCAGACTGCTCAGTACGGCAGCGGCTTTTTTCATGATATTTTCCTTCATACTCATAATGGTATATATAGTGAAAAGAATAATTCATCTTAATCACGGGATTACCGGATTTGCAGAAGAAATCGGTTTAAATCTGGAACAGACCGGCGGAGTTGCGGATCAGCTTTCATCTCTTGAGTTTAGGTTCAAGAGGCTTTTTGAGGAAATTGTATTTTCAAGAAACGCTCTCCTTGAAAAATCTCAAGAGCTGCAAAACAGTGAAAAAAGTATAAGAGCCATAATAGAAAACGTGCCCGACGGCATGATAGCCCTTGATGACAACAAGGCAATTACCATGTTTAATAGCTCAGCTGAGCGAATATTTGGTTACAGTGTTTCCGAGGTTATTGGACATACCTTTATGCTTCTTCTGCCGGATGAGTTCAGAGAAATACATGACTCCCTGAGCGCTTTTGAGCGTAGGATAGAAACATTGGAGATGGTTGGCAAGCGTAAGGATGGCAGTGTGTTTCCTATGGAGTTCAGGACTAATATCTTAGAGTTCATAGGTAGTCCAATGACTATAGTCATGGTGAGGGATATAACACAGCGCAAGCTCTATGAGGAGGAAATCAAACGCAGCAAAGATGAGCTTGAATTAAAGGTGCAAGAGAGAACTTATGAGTTAAGACTGATAAACGACAGACTCTCAATAGAAATGCTCGAAAGGAAACGCTCCGAGGAGCAAAACAGAGCAATTCTCAGTACATCGCTTGATGGTTTTGTGATGACGGATTTGTACGGCAGTTTTACTTTTGTAAACGATGCTTATTGTAAAATGAAAGGATACGAGAGAGACGAGCTATTAAAAATGTATGTATCAGATATAGAAATATTGAAAACACAAGATAATATAAAGCAAGACATCTCAGAAATAATTAAAATGGGCGGCGGCCGTTTAGATGGTAAACTAAAAAATAAGGACGGCTCCACTATATATGTTGAGGCCAGTATAAATATTTTAAATGATGAGAAAATTCTCTTTGCGTTTATACGTGACATAACACAGCGTGTACGTTTAGAGGATGAAAACAGACGCCATTACGACATCCAGCGCGTAACGAGCGCCATTTTATCTATATCCATGGAGCCGACTCCTTTTGAGCATCAGCTTGAGGAGGTAATTGACCTCATTCTCAATATAAAATGGCTTGCTCTTGAATCAAAGGGCTGCATATTTATAGCTGAGGAGGGTGCAGGAGAAGTGCTTGAAATGAAAGCTAACAGAGGACTTTCTAATGAAATCATGACGCTTTGTAAATGGGTACCTTTTGGCACGTGTATATGCGGAAAGGCGGCAGTGGCAAAAGAGATTATTTTTACCGACCACCTTGATGATGAGCACGATATAACTTTTGACGGCATCGCTCCTCATGGGCACTACTGCGTGCCGATACTTTCCGGTGAAAGAAGCGTAATGGGCATAATAAACCTGTACGTTAAAGAGGGACATAAGCAAGACAACACTGAGATGGAATTTCTGACAGCAATTTCAAACACCCTTGCCGGAATCATGGAGCGAAAGAGGGCGCAGAAAAATCTTGAATTAAGTCAAACACTGTTTCAGAGCTTTATGAGCAAAAGCCCCATGATGGCCTTCATAAAAGATGAGGACGGAAAATACGTTTTTGTTAACGATAAATTCAACAGGGTAACTAACCATAAAGAAAATGAGGTAATAGGCAAAAGCGACTTTGATATCTTTCCACAAGAAACTGCTACAGCCATGAGAGCGCACGACTCTATGGCGCTTGCCGTAGAGAAAACCATTGACACTATGGAAAACATCCCAGAGGCTGACGGCATCCATCAGTGGCTTATTATCAAGTTTCCATATAAGGACGTCACAGGACAAAGACTGCTTGCCGGCATGGGAATAGACACCACAGAGCATAAGAGAGTAGAGGAAACGCTTAAAAAGTCTGAGGAGAAGTACCTAAACATAATAAACAGCACATCTGAGGGATTTATTGAGATAAACAAAGCGATGCAGGTTGTACGGGTAAACGACTCAACCTGTACGATGGTTAAGGCATCGTTTAATGAGATAAAAGACAAAGGGATATTGTATTTCATAGATAAAGAGGACAGAGAGCAGTATGTTGAGCTAATCAGAGAATTAATGACTGGTATTGGGGTAGCGGCAAATTTAACCCTAAAGGCAACTGACGGCGAATTGATACATACAAGGATTAACGCAACCCCTGTTAAGGATGGGACAGGGGCGGTCACGGGGGCATTTGCGCTGATTGCAGATATTACAGAAATAATCGAGATAAAGGACTCGGTCACTCACTATGCGGCAGAGCTTAAGCGAAGCAACCAGGATCTTCAGGACTTTGCCAACGTTGCCTCTCATGACTTACAAGAGCCGCTTCGGAAAATAGTTGCCTTTGGCGAAAGATTACGTGAAGTGTCTGCTGACACTTTAAGCGCTGATGCTGTTGACTATCTTACCCGAATGGAATCTGCGGCAGATAGAATGCAGCGGCTTATTGATGACCTGTTAAATTACTCACGAACCACACGCGCTAAACCATTTGCTCCCACCGACCTAAATAACATAGTAGAGGATATTAAGACCGACCTTGAAGTGCGGCTTATGAAAAGCAAAGGGAAAATCGAGGCTGCCTCGCTATGTGTGATAGATGCCGACCGTTTTCAGCTGCAGCAACTGCTTATGAATCTGATTGCCAATGGGCTTAAGTTTCACAGAGATGGCGTGCCTCCGGTTGTGAAGATAAGCAGTTTCAGCGGTGCCGATGGGGTTTGCCGCTTGCGTGTTGAGGACAACGGAGCTGGGTTTGATATGAAGTATGTGGATAAGATATTTAAGCCGTTTCAGAGGCTTCACGCTAAAAGCCAATATGAGGGAACAGGGATGGGACTTGCAATATGCGAAAAAATAGTGCAGCGGCACGGCGGCACAATTGCTGTGGATAGCGCTCTTGGCAAGGGCACGGTGTTTACCATAAGTCTCCCTGTTGCTCATGAAAAGGTAGAGGACAAAGGGACTGATGACTAG
- a CDS encoding glycosyltransferase family 4 protein has product MRLGVDCSNLRAGGGLTHLIELFKAADFRAHGFSNVTLWGGKDTLSKITPKDGISLCHEPMLDKPLPYRLYWQNMVLPKLAAKFADILFVPGGNFNGDFKPFVTMARNLLPFETRELLRYGPSFMTFRLLALRKSQKTTFRRADGVIFLTEYTRNKVFELSGKLPCSTVVIPHGVSPVFRSAPDSNKILVTPSPFKWLYVSIVDVYKHQDNVVRAVAVLRAAGYPVTLSLVGSYYKPALHKLMKEIKKGDPKGEFITYKEFIPYEQLSQIYKEADGFVFASSCETISNILLEAMSSGLPLACSNMGSMTETLKDGGVYFNPEDTKSIAAALKTLMDTPELRLKNAQRSYELSESYTWQRTANETLSFIAGLLRNSL; this is encoded by the coding sequence ATGAGACTTGGCGTTGATTGCTCCAACTTAAGAGCCGGCGGCGGCCTTACACATTTAATTGAGCTTTTTAAGGCGGCTGACTTTAGAGCGCATGGATTTAGTAATGTAACGCTTTGGGGAGGCAAAGATACGCTTAGCAAAATAACTCCCAAAGACGGCATAAGTCTTTGTCATGAGCCGATGCTTGATAAACCGCTTCCATATAGGCTTTACTGGCAAAACATGGTGCTCCCTAAACTTGCAGCAAAGTTTGCGGATATTTTGTTTGTGCCAGGCGGTAATTTTAACGGTGATTTTAAACCCTTTGTCACTATGGCAAGAAACCTTTTGCCGTTTGAGACACGGGAGTTGTTAAGATATGGACCCTCATTTATGACTTTCCGGCTTTTGGCTCTTCGTAAGTCCCAAAAAACCACGTTTAGGAGAGCTGACGGAGTGATTTTTCTAACTGAATATACCAGAAACAAGGTTTTTGAGCTTTCAGGAAAACTCCCATGCAGCACAGTAGTCATTCCTCACGGGGTCTCGCCGGTTTTTAGAAGTGCGCCTGACAGCAATAAAATACTGGTCACACCAAGCCCGTTTAAATGGCTATACGTGTCCATTGTCGATGTGTACAAGCATCAGGATAATGTTGTCAGAGCAGTTGCAGTATTAAGAGCCGCCGGGTATCCGGTCACTCTTTCTCTTGTGGGGTCATACTACAAACCGGCTCTGCATAAACTTATGAAAGAAATAAAGAAAGGTGACCCCAAGGGTGAGTTTATCACGTACAAAGAATTTATCCCATACGAGCAACTTTCCCAGATATACAAGGAGGCTGATGGATTTGTCTTTGCATCCAGTTGTGAAACGATTTCCAACATTTTGCTTGAGGCGATGTCATCGGGGCTGCCCTTAGCGTGTTCAAACATGGGTTCAATGACAGAGACTTTAAAAGACGGCGGCGTTTATTTTAACCCTGAAGACACGAAAAGTATTGCCGCTGCGCTTAAAACCCTTATGGATACGCCGGAGTTGAGGCTCAAAAATGCACAGCGAAGCTATGAACTTTCAGAGAGCTACACATGGCAGCGCACCGCAAATGAAACGTTGTCCTTCATTGCGGGGTTATTAAGGAATTCTTTATAA